A part of Onthophagus taurus isolate NC chromosome 7, IU_Otau_3.0, whole genome shotgun sequence genomic DNA contains:
- the LOC139430339 gene encoding uncharacterized protein codes for MEELKPLLAKKKLLKAQLTRFGTFLEKITTEKLNELKIRLQNIKEILHEFNKIQNAIDLLNKDDEYNDEYEIFETKYYELIAEATTFIQERDNDTVCKSAINDETTGSAGAATAYAPSDGYFHKNVKLPTLDLPKFYGDYDQWIYFHDTFKSLVDNDNYVDDINKFHYLFSCLKGEAANIIQSLEITKENYKIAWDMLRQRYENKAVIVKTHVKALFELPMVTKEAHQNLRRLIDSYNRHTRSLKALGEPVEHWSTLLTHLIFKKLDDASKMKWEEHAGQTFNNDVPNIKSMIDFLTNRCSILETIEGHNKTNKHIGQKKNERTIANLATNNKTCVFCESGDHFIYGCNKFKALTTSKRVEEVKKLRLCLNCLRSGHFSMDCKSLSTCKACKQKHNTLLHYDTQTNTHTTEKRVTTAHTMKALENTSIILATAQVHIKDATGKWCEARALLDSGSQSNFMTMKLVEKLQLHTYNLNVPVTGISQCNLNVKYGTNTKIKSIYNSYTIDLSFLVIRDITDNLPNVPINIKELEIPRHIRLADPKFHQPGEIDILIGAGLFAELLSMGQIKLGIGLPVLQKSTLGWIVSGPMSTNLRQKVRSNVCINNSEIQRALEKFWKVEECTAQMVFSAEEKYCENLYQQTTTRDNNGHFVVQLPTKDNISELGTSFETAEARFLNLERKLFKNQELWKQYSEFMSEYQELGHMTRVNRDDTYAYYLPHHAVIKDTSSTTRLRVVFDASTKTSTGISLNDTLMVGPTIQQELFSILCRFREHNYVLTGDIAKMYRQVNIIPSQRNLQRIVWRQSPEHDLEHFQLNTVTYGTASASFLAIRSLHQVGINIQNKHPNIAKVIIDDFYVDDLITGSKTLEEALKLKNDLSEILNGCGFELRKWNSNSQEILQGSDETSVDYLIGDSKDVKTLGILWCSQDDTLKYSIKPIVEYGKLTKRIILSIIAQIFDPLGIVSPSTIKAKVVLQRLWQLGITWDEAVPIELYTSFKRLYEELQYLAKLQIDRHILLTDFAMVEMHGFSDASEMAYGACIYIKTINQTKTKIRLLCAKSRVAPLRKISLPRLELNGCLLLAELVKKVLDSLNTEITKVYLWTDSTIALAWIHADPSRWQTFVANRVSQIQELTAHAQWKHVTSAENPADLISRGIETSQLIKSNLWWEGPKWLKSKTYPDIDMNFPKELPEKKKNKLTFHCTITCDIFDKYSSLNKLKRVVAYCMRFYNNLREPNENKIKAKLTTLELESAFMRLLKVMQRQEFKTEIDLLMAKKNLPKSSKLLSLNPMYEDGLLRVGGRLRNSEYDYDIKHPIILAKGHPLTNLIIREEHLRNLHLGPQGLLSCIRQRFWPVGGLTVVKGVIGRCIVCFRTKPVSPSYLMGDLPRDRTSAIRPFYVVGIDFAGPFNSKDGKLRNRTIIKSYVCLFVCFATKAVHIEVVSDLSTDSFLNAFKRFVSRRGLCKRVYTDNATNFVGAKNYLNELKKVIDYNNDKLERFCLRNNIDWQFIPARSPHFGGLWESAIKSAKSHFIRIIGCNVLTFEELTTIFTQIEAILNSRPLTPLSTHPDDFLALTPGHFLIGEPLNTIPQRDVMDIPFNRLNQFNKLQQMYQHFWRRWSMEYINILQQRGRWSQAVGENVKIGQLILLKEDNTPPLKWRLGRILEVHPGSDNIVRVISVKTTSGVVKRAVKRVCVLPIGVEVPKKL; via the coding sequence ATGGAGGAACTCAAACCTCTGTTGGCAAAAAAGAAACTGCTCAAGGCACAATTAACGCGTTTCGGGACGTTTCTCGAAAAAATTACAAcggaaaaattaaacgaattgAAAATCAGATTACAAAACATTAAAGAGATTTTGCATGAGTttaacaaaatacaaaacgcGATCGATTTACTAAACAAAGACGACGAGTATAATGACGAATAcgaaatatttgaaacaaaatattatgaattaataGCAGAGGCGACAACATTTATTCAAGAGCGAGATAATGACACCGTATGTAAAAGCGCTATAAACGATGAAACGACCGGTTCGGCGGGGGCTGCGACGGCTTATGCACCGAGCGAcggttattttcataaaaatgttaaacttcCTACGTTGGATTTGCCTAAATTTTACGGAGATTATGATCAATGGATATATTTTCACGATACTTTTAAATCGCTCGTTGACAATGACAACTATGTAGATGAcatcaataaatttcattatttatttagttgcTTAAAAGGTGAAGCAGCGAATATCATTCAATCTCTTGAAATCACAAAGGAAAATTACAAGATTGCTTGGGATATGTTGCGTCAAAGATACGAAAATAAGGCGGTTATAGTAAAAACACACGTTAAGGCTTTGTTTGAATTACCGATGGTTACAAAAGAAGCTCATCAAAATTTAAGACGTTTAATTGATAGTTATAACAGGCACACTCGTTCTTTAAAGGCCTTAGGTGAACCAGTAGAGCACTGGAGCACGTTGCTTAcacatttgatttttaagaaattggaTGACGCTTCTAAAATGAAATGGGAGGAGCACGCGGGGCAGACATTTAATAATGATGTACCAAACATAAAAAGTATGATAGATTTTCTTACAAATAGATGCAGTATTCTGGAAACCATAGAAGGTCATAACAAAACGAATAAACATATAGGACAAAAGAAGAATGAGCGTACTATTGCAAATTTAGCCACGAACAACAAAACATGCGTTTTTTGTGAATCGGGCGATCATTTCATTTACGgttgtaataaattcaaagcATTAACTACAAGCAAAAGAGTTGAGGAAGTTAAAAAACTCAGGCTTTGCTTGAATTGCCTTCGTTCGGGACATTTCTCGATGGATTGCAAATCTTTGTCCACATGTAAGGCTTGTAAGCAAAAACATAACACGCTTTTGCATTATGATACACAAACAAATACACACACAACTGAAAAACGTGTTACAACCGCACATACCATGAAAGCATTGGAGAATACTTCGATAATTTTAGCAACCGCGCAGGTTCACATCAAAGATGCGactggaaaatggtgtgaggCTAGGGCACTTTTAGATTCTGGCTCGCAGTCGAATTTTATGACAATGAAGCTTGTAGAAAAATTGCAATTACATACTTACAATTTAAACGTACCGGTAACAGGTATTAGTCAATGCAACCTTAATGTTAAGTATGGAACGAATACCAAGATTAAGTCTATATATAACTCATACACCATTgatttatcatttttggttataaGAGATATAACTGATAACTTGCCAAATGTTCCAATAAACATCAAAGAATTAGAAATACCGCGACACATTAGGTTAGCTGATCCGAAATTCCATCAACCAGGAgaaatagatattttaatagGCGCTGGCTTATTCGCTGAATTGTTGTCTATGGGTCAAATTAAACTCGGAATTGGTTTACCTGTTCTACAGAAATCAACACTGGGATGGATCGTATCCGGGCCTATGAGTACAAATTTAAGACAAAAGGTGCGCAGCAACGTATGTATAAATAACAGCGAGATTCAAAGGGCCttggaaaaattttggaaGGTTGAAGAGTGTACGGCACAAATGGTTTTTTCTGCGGAGGAAAAATATTGTGAGAATCTGTATCAACAGACGACCACAAGGGACAACAATGGACATTTTGTGGTACAACTGCCAACGAAAGATAATATTAGCGAATTAGGAACATCGTTTGAAACTGCTGAAgcaagatttttaaatttggaacGAAAGTTATTCAAGAATCAAGAATTATGGAAACAATACTCTGAATTCATGAGTGAATATCAAGAATTAGGACACATGACAAGAGTAAATCGCGACGATACATATGCGTATTATTTACCTCATCACGCAGTAATTAAAGATACAAGCAGCACTACGAGGCTCAGAGTAGTATTTGACGCTTCGACAAAAACAAGTACTGGCATTTCACTGAATGATACTCTAATGGTTGGACCTACGATACAACAGGAATTATTTTCCATTCTCTGTAGGTTTAGAGAACATAATTACGTATTAACCGGTGACATTGCAAAGATGTATAGACAGGTAAACATCATACCTAGTCAGAGAAATTTACAACGTATTGTATGGCGACAAAGTCCTGAACATGATTTGGAGcattttcaattaaacacGGTAACGTACGGCACCGCATCAGCATCATTTTTGGCAATTCGCAGTCTGCATCAAGTTGgcataaatattcaaaataaacatcCTAACATAGCTAAAGTTATAATCGACGATTTCTATGTTGATGACCTTATTACAGGTTCAAAGACTTTGGAAGAAgcattgaaattaaaaaatgacttaAGTGAGATCTTAAATGGTTGCGGATTTGAATTGCGGAAATGGAATTCGAATTCACAAGAAATTCTGCAAGGAAGCGATGAAACAAGCGTGGATTATCTAATAGGTGACTCTAAGGATGTAAAAACGCTGGGAATTTTATGGTGCTCACAAGACGATACACTTAAGTATTCAATTAAACCTATAGTTGAATATGGGAAATTAACGAAACGTATTATTCTGTCAATTATTGCTCAGATATTTGACCCACTTGGTATTGTATCTCCTTCTACGATCAAAGCAAAGGTAGTTTTACAGCGTTTGTGGCAGCTGGGAATCACGTGGGATGAAGCTGTACCTATCGAACTTTACACATCATTCAAGAGGCTTTATGAGGAATTGCAATATTTGGCAAAACTACAAATTGATCGACACATTTTGCTAACAGATTTTGCAATGGTAGAAATGCATGGTTTCAGCGATGCTTCTGAAATGGCTTACGGAGCatgtatttacattaaaaccATAAACCAAACTAAAACAAAGATTCGTTTATTGTGCGCCAAATCGAGAGTAGCACCTTTACGGAAAATTTCATTGCCGAGATTGGAACTCAATGGTTGTTTATTGTTGGCAGAACTAGTGAAAAAAGTACTTGATTCATTAAACACAGAAATTACTAAGGTTTATCTCTGGACTGATTCCACCATAGCGCTTGCTTGGATACATGCGGATCCTTCGAGATGGCAAACATTTGTTGCAAACCGCGTATCGCAAATACAAGAACTAACAGCACATGCACAATGGAAGCACGTAACCAGTGCAGAGAACCCTGCAGATTTGATTTCTAGAGGTATCGAGACTTCTCAATTAATAAAGTCTAACCTTTGGTGGGAGGGGCCGAAATGGTTAAAGAGTAAAACTTATCCTGATATTGACATGAACTTTCCTAAGGAGTTaccagaaaagaaaaaaaataaactaacttTCCATTGTACAATTACATGCgacatttttgataaatattcatcattaaataaattaaaaagagttGTTGCGTATTGCATGCGCTTCTACAATAATTTGAGAGAAcctaatgaaaataaaataaaggcaAAATTAACTACACTAGAGTTAGAAAGCGCGTTTATGCGACTTTTGAAAGTCATGCAAAGACAGGAATTCAAAACTGAGATTGATTTATTGATGGCTAAAAAGAATTTGCCTAAAAGTAGTAAATTATTGTCTTTGAATCCAATGTACGAAGATGGATTGTTAAGAGTTGGTGGTAGATTGCGTAATTCAGAATATGACTACGACATCAAACATCCAATCATATTGGCTAAAGGACATCCTTTGACTAATTTAATTATACGTGAGGAACATTTGAGAAATTTGCACCTTGGCCCACAGGGACTTTTATCTTGCATCAGACAAAGATTTTGGCCTGTTGGCGGTTTAACTGTCGTGAAGGGGGTGATTGGGAGATGTATTGTATGTTTTAGAACTAAACCAGTAAGTCCCAGTTATTTGATGGGTGATTTACCTAGAGATCGCACATCGGCTATAAGACCATTTTATGTAGTGGGTATAGATTTTGCTGGCCCATTCAACAGCAAAGATGGGAAATTAAGAAACAGAACTATCATTAAATCATATGTGTGTTTATTTGTGTGTTTTGCAACCAAAGCAGTACATATTGAGGTGGTATCAGACCTAAGCACCGATTCATTTTTAAACGCATTCAAGAGATTCGTATCTCGACGAGGTTTATGTAAACGAGTTTACACGGATAATGCAACTAACTTCGTTGGCGCTAAGAATTATCTCAACGAGTTGAAAAAAGTAATCGACTATAACAACGATAAACTTGAAAGATTTTGCTTGAGAAATAACATAGATTGGCAATTTATTCCGGCACGTTCTCCGCATTTTGGAGGTTTATGGGAGTCTGCTATCAAATCGGCTAAATCgcattttatacgaattattggCTGTAACGTTTTAACCTTTGAAGagttaacaacaatttttactCAAATCGAAGCAATACTAAATTCTAGACCACTTACTCCTTTATCCACACATCCTGATGATTTCTTGGCTCTTACCCCGGGACATTTTCTCATTGGAGAACCTCTTAATACGATTCCTCAGCGAGACGTTATGGATATCCCCTTCAACAGACTGAATCAATTCAACAAACTTCAACAAATGTATCAACATTTCTGGCGAAGATGGTCTATGGAATACATCAACATCCTACAACAAAGAGGCAGATGGTCTCAAGCTGTTGGAGAAAACGTTAAGATTGGACAGCTAATATTACTCAAGGAAGACAACACTCCACCGTTGAAATGGCGACTGGGAAGAATTCTTGAAGTTCATCCTGGCAGTGATAATATTGTGCGAGTTATTAGTGTAAAAACAACCAGTGGTGTTGTGAAGCGGGCTGTTAAAAGGGTGTGCGTTCTTCCTATAGGCGTTGAAGTACCTAAAAAACTATAA
- the LOC111425370 gene encoding kynurenine/alpha-aminoadipate aminotransferase, mitochondrial: MDNINDKIENNLDYSYFINPLSSRRRPALTRELTKLAYLAPKEAISLAEGMPNESTFPFERFDITMKDGSVMSLKGSTLGAALQYIPTQGYPPLLKTLKDFTLKVHNPPNWNRSDVLITNGSQDGLSKALEMCIQEGEPLLVQNPLYAGIEIIISPVKSKLLPVDQDQYGLNPEELRSTLEDWKEKCLQNESYKMPKMIYINPTGSNPTGTSMTLERKRQIYEICCEYNIIILEDDAYYFLHFLDELVPSFLSMDVQGRVLRFDSFSKVLSSGLRLGWVTGPKQLIQAIELHIQSSTLHSSTLSQVITNNLLQSWGFEKLLEHFDTVSAFYRARRDITIEAMEKHLKGLCEWTIPAGGMFVWIKVHGVTDVYDMLMNRGLKKLITFVPGHAFMADPTKACNYIRASYSKCPPKHIDKAIKILGELIREERELLRIKLENCT, translated from the exons atgGATAACATcaatgataaaattgaaaacaactTGGATTATAGTTATTTCATAAATCCTTTATCGTCAAGAAGAAGACCTGCCTTAACTAGAGAATTAA CAAAATTGGCTTACTTAGCTCCAAAGGAAGCAATTTCGTTAGCCGAAGGAATGCCGAACGAGTCCACCTTTCCATTTGAACGTTttgatatcaccatgaaagATGGTTCGGTGATGTCGTTGAAGGGATCCACACTCGGCGCCGCTCTTCAATACATCCCAACCCAAGGATATCCACCTTtactaaaaactttaaaagattttactCTTAAAGTTCACAATCCACCCAACTGGAATAGATCTGATGTTCTAATTACCAACGGTTCCCAAGATGGTCTCAGTAAAGCTTTGGAAATGTGTATTCAAGAAGGTGAACCACTTCTTGTTCAAAATCCTTTATATGCTGGAATTGAAATTATT atttcccCAGTTAAATCAAAACTTCTTCCTGTTGATCAAGACCAATATGGCCTTAATCCAGAAGAATTACGTTCAACCCTCGAAGATTGGAAAGAAAAATGTCTTCAAAACGAATCATACAAAATGcccaaaatgatttatattaatCCAACAGGTTCAAACCCAACCGGAACGAGCATGACTTTAGAAAGAAAGCGACAAATTTACGAAATTTGTTGTGAATACAACATCATTATCCTAGAAGATGATGCTTATTATTTTCTACATTTCTTGGATGAATTAGTTCCATCGTTTCTCTCAATGGACGTCCAAGGAAGAGTGTTGAGATTTGATTCCTTTTCAAAAGTTTTAAGCTCAGGTCTGAGACTTGGCTGGGTAACAGGACCAAAACAATTAATTCAAGCTATTGAATTACATATTCAAAGTTCTACTTTACACTCAAGCACTTTATCTCAAGTAATCACGAATAATTTGCTTCAATCTTGgggatttgaaaaattattggaaCATTTCGATACGGTTTCCGCTTTTTACAGAGCTCGTCGCGATATAACCATTGAAGCTATGGAGAAACACTTGAAAGGACTCTGTGAATGGACTATTCCAGCTGGTGGAATGTTCGTTTGGATTAAAGTCCATGGCGTGACCGACGTTTACGACATGTTAATGAATCGTGGTTTGAAAAAGTTGATAACTTTTGTCCCAGGTCACGCTTTTATGGCAGATCCAACAAAAGCTTGCAATTACATAAGAGCATCGTACAGCAAATGCCCACCAAAACATATTGATAAAGCTATCAAGATTTTGGGGGAATTGATCAGAGAGGAAAGAGAACTtttgagaataaaattagaaaactgTACGTAA